In Candidatus Poribacteria bacterium, a single window of DNA contains:
- a CDS encoding T9SS type A sorting domain-containing protein, producing the protein MPPSGPPLPAAQIQLIIDWINEGAKNNLNNGTEDKPPIPPADSFPSPDVNRDGVVNILDLIQAALQFGQVSTHLAGDVNGDGTVDVADLILISVNLSENAAAPALPVEDSNPTANYHPSSVKRQFQALAALESLAIPSREARLAHDMLKAWLSHMKPLITETKLLPNYPNPFNPETWIPYQLAEAAYVKIHIYDVAGYLVRTLDLGTKPAGNYMSREQAAYWDGRNDMGEGVSSGVYFYTLVVGDYQTTRRMIVAR; encoded by the coding sequence ATGCCGCCTAGCGGTCCACCTTTGCCGGCAGCTCAGATCCAACTCATCATTGATTGGATTAATGAGGGAGCCAAGAACAACTTGAATAATGGAACAGAGGACAAGCCTCCGATTCCCCCAGCAGATTCGTTCCCATCCCCGGACGTTAATCGGGATGGAGTCGTGAATATTCTAGATCTGATACAGGCTGCCCTTCAATTCGGACAAGTTAGCACTCATCTCGCCGGAGATGTCAATGGCGACGGGACCGTGGATGTGGCCGATTTAATACTTATCAGCGTGAATTTAAGCGAAAACGCTGCAGCACCTGCGCTACCTGTTGAGGATTCAAACCCAACTGCCAATTATCACCCATCAAGTGTCAAGCGTCAATTCCAAGCCCTTGCAGCTTTAGAATCACTGGCAATCCCCTCACGTGAGGCACGTCTTGCCCACGACATGCTCAAAGCGTGGTTATCCCACATGAAGCCGTTGATCACGGAAACGAAATTGCTGCCAAACTATCCCAACCCGTTCAATCCCGAAACGTGGATACCCTACCAGCTAGCAGAGGCTGCCTATGTAAAAATTCACATTTATGATGTCGCTGGATATCTGGTAAGGACGTTGGATCTGGGCACCAAACCTGCCGGCAATTATATGTCACGGGAACAAGCAGCATATTGGGATGGCCGCAATGACATGGGGGAAGGGGTCAGCAGCGGGGTGTATTTCTACACGCTAGTGGTAGGGGATTATCAGACGACGCGCCGGATGATCGTTGCGCGATAA